Proteins encoded together in one Streptomyces sp. NBC_01216 window:
- a CDS encoding aldehyde dehydrogenase family protein, which yields MTSTTTVPGSGSGSDVIRSVNPADPSDLVVECAASGARATVGAAERAGVAQAGWRAAGAGVRSAALGRVAAAVEAAAEELAALAVREVGKPVAEARAEVARTVAIWRYYAQLAHDPVGEVHEPALGPGLLMTRRRPRGVAGLITPWNFPYAIPGWKAAPALAAGNAVVLKPAPEATACALRLAELVGRELPDGVFTVVPGGAAEGAALITACDALSFTGSTAAGRTVIRAATERGVPVQAEMGGLNAAIVLPDADIGRAAADLAAAVAGYAGQKCTATSRVIAVGAARKPLREALVEALRGLPVGDPAHPATVCGPLIGRAARDRVRAAPGGLSDLLRCEGPSSPGWYAPPVLVDAPGPDHALLREEVFGPVAALLAAADLDDAVRIANSVPYGLVTSVHTSDLDAALYGLDGLDTGMVRVNAPSTGVDFHLPFGGTKSSGHGPREQGRSALEFYTSSRTYTLSPTVKT from the coding sequence GTGACGTCCACGACCACCGTCCCGGGCTCCGGCTCCGGCTCCGATGTCATCCGGTCCGTGAACCCGGCTGACCCCTCCGACCTGGTGGTGGAGTGCGCCGCGTCCGGTGCCCGCGCCACCGTCGGCGCCGCCGAACGGGCGGGCGTCGCCCAGGCCGGCTGGCGGGCCGCCGGCGCCGGGGTCCGCTCGGCCGCGCTGGGCCGTGTCGCCGCCGCGGTCGAGGCCGCCGCCGAGGAGCTGGCCGCGCTCGCGGTCCGTGAGGTGGGCAAGCCCGTGGCGGAAGCCCGCGCCGAGGTCGCCCGGACCGTGGCGATCTGGCGGTACTACGCCCAGCTCGCGCACGATCCCGTCGGCGAGGTCCACGAACCGGCGCTCGGGCCGGGCCTGCTGATGACACGCCGTCGCCCCCGGGGAGTCGCCGGGCTGATCACCCCGTGGAACTTCCCCTACGCGATCCCCGGCTGGAAGGCGGCACCGGCCCTGGCCGCCGGCAACGCCGTCGTCCTCAAGCCCGCGCCGGAGGCGACGGCCTGCGCGCTGCGTCTGGCCGAACTCGTCGGGCGGGAACTGCCGGACGGGGTGTTCACGGTCGTGCCCGGCGGGGCGGCCGAGGGAGCCGCCCTGATCACGGCCTGCGACGCGCTCTCCTTCACGGGGTCCACGGCCGCCGGCCGCACCGTGATCCGCGCGGCGACCGAGCGCGGTGTGCCCGTGCAGGCGGAGATGGGCGGGCTCAACGCGGCGATCGTGCTGCCGGACGCCGACATCGGCCGGGCGGCGGCCGATCTCGCCGCCGCCGTCGCCGGGTACGCGGGGCAGAAGTGCACGGCGACCAGCCGGGTCATCGCGGTCGGCGCCGCCCGGAAGCCTCTGCGGGAGGCGCTCGTGGAGGCACTGCGCGGTCTGCCGGTGGGCGATCCGGCGCATCCGGCCACCGTCTGCGGCCCGTTGATCGGCCGGGCGGCCCGGGACCGGGTGCGGGCAGCCCCCGGCGGCCTGTCCGATCTCCTCCGGTGCGAGGGCCCGTCCTCGCCCGGCTGGTACGCGCCGCCGGTCCTGGTGGACGCGCCGGGGCCGGACCACGCGCTGCTCCGGGAGGAGGTCTTCGGCCCGGTGGCGGCGCTGCTGGCCGCGGCGGACCTCGACGACGCGGTGCGTATCGCCAACTCCGTTCCGTACGGACTGGTCACGTCGGTGCACACCTCGGACCTCGACGCGGCCCTGTACGGTCTGGACGGGCTCGACACCGGGATGGTCCGCGTCAACGCGCCGTCGACGGGTGTCGACTTCCACCTCCCGTTCGGTGGAACGAAGTCCTCCGGCCACGGGCCCCGTGAGCAAGGCAGGTCCGCGCTGGAGTTCTACACGTCCAGTCGCACCTACACTCTGTCACCCACCGTGAAAACGTGA
- a CDS encoding GntR family transcriptional regulator: protein MGHLKQSHLITTRERLRDQVAHALRAALISGELKPGQVYSAPGLAEDFGISATPVREAMLDLAREGLVEPVRNKGFRVTEVDERDLDQYTDIRLLIEVPTVGRVTLTADREDLRALRPIAEDIVAAARAHDLIGYLESDRRFHLTLLGLSGNERLVETVGDLRKRSRLYGLTALDERGELLPSAEEHLELLDLMLAGDAMGAEACMVRHLSHVRSLWARGGAARPPAE, encoded by the coding sequence ATGGGCCATCTGAAGCAGAGCCACCTCATCACCACCCGCGAGCGGCTGCGCGACCAGGTGGCGCACGCCCTGCGGGCCGCGTTGATATCGGGTGAACTGAAGCCGGGCCAGGTCTACTCGGCGCCGGGCCTGGCGGAGGACTTCGGGATCTCGGCGACCCCGGTCCGGGAGGCCATGCTCGATCTGGCGCGCGAGGGTCTGGTCGAGCCGGTGCGCAACAAGGGCTTCCGGGTCACCGAGGTCGACGAACGCGATCTCGACCAGTACACCGACATCCGGCTGCTCATCGAGGTGCCGACCGTCGGTCGGGTCACCCTGACCGCCGACCGGGAGGACCTGCGGGCGTTGCGGCCGATCGCCGAGGACATCGTGGCGGCGGCCCGTGCGCACGACCTCATCGGCTATCTGGAGTCCGACCGGCGCTTCCACCTCACGCTGCTGGGTCTGTCGGGCAACGAGCGGCTGGTCGAGACGGTCGGGGACCTGCGCAAGCGGTCCCGGCTCTACGGTCTGACGGCGCTGGACGAGCGGGGCGAGCTGCTGCCGTCGGCCGAGGAGCACCTGGAGCTGCTCGACCTGATGCTGGCGGGCGACGCGATGGGCGCGGAGGCGTGCATGGTCCGGCACCTCAGCCATGTCCGCTCGCTGTGGGCCCGGGGCGGTGCCGCTCGGCCGCCGGCGGAGTGA
- a CDS encoding ROK family protein, which produces MTVRSGRTVRDLRRENRTAVLRRLYFDGPLSRFSLGPVTGLSSGSVSNVVAELVAEGLVEEAGSVDSAGGRPRTLLRIRPDSGYMIGVDVGETRIRVELFDLALTELARVERPLESDGPRRTDRYDVGVVVGHLREGIAEVLDLAGIETDRLLGVGVGVPGIVAGTPEDGAVVHGQTIGWDAVPLERLLRASVRLPESVPYYIDNGAKTLGQAEMWFGAGRGADNAVVVLFGSGVGACVVTDDTRSGRAVEWGHLTVRVRGRRCRCGARGCLEAYAGAEALVERWVEAGGEPPAGADEETALTAMLAAAYPSPADGGAAPEPDATALAVLEETAEYLGAGFSDLINLFQPERILVGGWAGIQLGVRFLDAVRAHATAYALAYPAARVRVALGTLGPDAVTVGAALLPLADFFARGGRGAEADPEEPVPAWRSTLRERAVH; this is translated from the coding sequence GTGACAGTGCGCAGTGGTCGTACGGTGCGTGACCTGCGGCGTGAGAACCGCACCGCGGTATTGCGGCGGTTGTACTTCGACGGGCCGCTCAGTCGCTTCTCGCTGGGCCCCGTCACGGGACTCAGCTCGGGCTCCGTGAGCAACGTGGTGGCCGAACTGGTCGCCGAGGGACTGGTGGAGGAGGCCGGAAGCGTCGACTCCGCGGGTGGGCGCCCCCGCACGCTGCTCCGGATCAGACCGGACAGCGGCTACATGATCGGCGTCGACGTCGGGGAGACCCGGATACGCGTCGAACTCTTCGACCTCGCCCTCACCGAACTCGCCCGGGTGGAGAGGCCCCTGGAGTCCGACGGGCCGCGCCGCACGGACCGCTACGACGTCGGTGTCGTCGTCGGCCATCTCCGCGAGGGCATCGCCGAGGTGCTCGACCTGGCCGGGATCGAGACCGACCGGCTCCTCGGCGTGGGCGTCGGCGTGCCCGGCATCGTCGCCGGGACGCCCGAGGACGGCGCCGTGGTGCACGGCCAGACCATCGGCTGGGACGCGGTGCCGCTGGAGCGGCTGCTCCGCGCGTCCGTGCGGCTGCCCGAGAGCGTGCCGTACTACATCGACAACGGAGCCAAGACGCTCGGCCAGGCGGAGATGTGGTTCGGCGCCGGGCGCGGCGCGGACAACGCCGTGGTGGTGCTCTTCGGCTCGGGTGTCGGCGCGTGCGTCGTCACCGACGACACGCGGTCCGGTCGCGCGGTGGAGTGGGGGCACCTGACCGTGCGGGTGCGCGGCCGGCGCTGCCGGTGTGGTGCCCGCGGGTGCCTGGAGGCGTACGCGGGAGCCGAGGCCCTCGTGGAACGCTGGGTGGAGGCGGGCGGCGAGCCGCCCGCCGGCGCGGACGAGGAGACCGCGCTGACCGCGATGCTCGCCGCCGCGTACCCGTCCCCGGCCGATGGCGGCGCCGCCCCCGAGCCCGACGCGACGGCCCTCGCCGTGCTGGAGGAGACCGCCGAGTACCTCGGCGCGGGCTTCTCGGACCTGATCAACCTCTTCCAGCCCGAGCGCATCCTCGTCGGCGGCTGGGCGGGTATCCAGCTGGGCGTCCGGTTCCTGGACGCCGTCCGGGCCCACGCCACGGCCTACGCCCTGGCGTACCCCGCCGCCCGGGTCCGCGTCGCGCTCGGCACCCTGGGCCCGGACGCCGTCACCGTCGGAGCCGCGCTCCTGCCGCTCGCCGACTTCTTCGCCCGCGGCGGACGCGGAGCGGAGGCGGACCCGGAGGAACCCGTTCCGGCCTGGCGGTCCACACTCCGGGAGCGGGCGGTCCACTGA
- a CDS encoding discoidin domain-containing protein, which produces MPSLGIHAVAEPPRGSRAPRRRVLALALVAVGVLVAALFVLLPVPAAQAAPVLLSQGRPVTASSQENGGTPAAAAVDGDNGTRWSSAFSDPQWIQVDLGAPAAVERVELRWETAYATAYRVELSTDGAGWTTAYSTTTGTGGTESIAVSGTARHVRVHGTTRATGYGYSLWEFQVYGTTGGGPTLPGGGDLGPHVHVFDPSTPGIQGTLDQIFQEQETAQFGSGRHALLFKPGTYGNLNAQIGFYTQIAGLGLRPDDTTINGDVTVDAGWFGGNATQNFWRSAENLAVAPVNGTNRWAVAQAASFRRMHVKGGLNLAPAGYGWASGGYIADSRIDGTVGPYSQQQWYTRDSTVGGWTNSVWNMTFSGVEGAPATSFPEPRYTTLDTTPVSREKPFLYLDGDEFKVFAPTKRVNARGTTWADGNPPGASIPLSRFYVVKPGTTAATMNTALAQGLHLLFTPGIYHVDRTIEVNRANTIVLGLGLATLIPDNGVTAMRVADVDGVRLAGFLVDAGPVNSPTLLEIGPANASVDHAADPTTVQDVYIRVGGAGPGKATTGMVVNSDDTIIDHTWVWRADHGEGVGWETNRADYGVRVEGDDVLATGLFVEHFNKYDVDWYGERGRTIFFQNEKAYDAPDQAAVQNGTTRGYAAYRVDDSVDTHEGWGMGSYCYYNVDPTIRQAHGFKAPVKPGVRFHSLLVVSLSGNGQYDHVINDTGAPTSGTSTVPSTVVSSP; this is translated from the coding sequence ATGCCTTCCCTCGGCATCCACGCGGTGGCCGAACCGCCACGCGGATCACGCGCCCCAAGGCGCCGTGTACTCGCCCTCGCCCTCGTCGCCGTCGGCGTCCTCGTGGCCGCCCTCTTCGTCCTGCTGCCGGTGCCCGCCGCACAGGCCGCGCCCGTCCTGCTGTCCCAGGGCAGGCCCGTCACGGCCTCCAGCCAGGAGAACGGCGGCACCCCCGCTGCCGCCGCCGTCGACGGCGACAACGGAACGCGCTGGTCCAGCGCGTTCTCGGACCCACAGTGGATCCAGGTCGACCTCGGCGCCCCCGCCGCCGTGGAGCGGGTCGAGCTGCGGTGGGAGACCGCGTACGCCACGGCCTACCGCGTCGAGCTGTCCACCGACGGCGCCGGCTGGACGACCGCCTACTCCACCACCACCGGGACCGGCGGCACCGAGAGCATCGCCGTCTCCGGGACCGCCCGACACGTCCGCGTCCACGGCACCACCCGCGCCACCGGATACGGCTACTCCCTCTGGGAGTTCCAGGTCTACGGCACCACGGGCGGCGGCCCCACCCTGCCCGGCGGCGGCGACCTCGGTCCCCACGTGCACGTCTTCGACCCGTCCACGCCGGGCATCCAGGGCACGCTCGACCAGATCTTCCAGGAGCAGGAGACGGCGCAGTTCGGCAGCGGCCGGCACGCGCTCCTCTTCAAGCCGGGCACCTACGGGAACCTCAACGCCCAGATCGGCTTCTACACCCAGATCGCCGGCCTCGGTCTGCGTCCGGACGACACCACCATCAACGGGGACGTCACGGTCGACGCGGGCTGGTTCGGCGGCAACGCCACCCAGAACTTCTGGCGCTCCGCCGAGAACCTGGCGGTCGCCCCGGTGAACGGCACCAACCGCTGGGCGGTCGCCCAGGCGGCCTCCTTCCGCCGCATGCACGTCAAGGGCGGCCTCAACCTCGCTCCCGCCGGATACGGCTGGGCGAGCGGCGGCTACATCGCCGACAGCAGGATCGACGGCACCGTCGGTCCGTACTCCCAGCAGCAGTGGTACACCCGTGACAGTACGGTCGGGGGCTGGACCAACAGCGTCTGGAACATGACCTTCTCGGGTGTCGAGGGCGCACCCGCCACCAGCTTTCCCGAGCCGCGCTACACCACCCTGGACACGACGCCGGTCTCGCGGGAGAAGCCCTTCCTCTACCTCGACGGAGACGAGTTCAAGGTCTTCGCCCCGACCAAGCGCGTCAACGCGCGCGGCACCACCTGGGCCGACGGCAACCCGCCAGGCGCGTCGATCCCGCTGAGCCGGTTCTACGTCGTCAAACCGGGCACCACGGCGGCCACCATGAACACGGCGCTCGCGCAAGGACTGCACCTGCTGTTCACACCCGGGATCTACCACGTCGACCGGACGATCGAGGTGAACCGGGCGAACACCATCGTCCTGGGCCTCGGCCTCGCCACCCTGATCCCGGACAACGGGGTCACCGCGATGCGCGTAGCCGACGTCGACGGGGTACGCCTCGCCGGCTTCCTCGTCGACGCCGGTCCCGTCAACTCCCCGACCCTGCTGGAGATCGGTCCGGCGAACGCCTCCGTTGACCACGCGGCCGACCCCACCACCGTCCAGGACGTCTACATCCGCGTCGGCGGCGCCGGTCCCGGCAAGGCCACGACCGGCATGGTGGTCAACAGCGACGACACCATCATCGACCACACCTGGGTGTGGCGGGCCGATCACGGCGAAGGCGTCGGCTGGGAGACCAACCGGGCCGACTACGGCGTACGCGTCGAAGGTGACGACGTGCTGGCCACCGGCCTGTTCGTCGAACACTTCAACAAGTACGACGTCGACTGGTACGGCGAACGCGGCCGGACGATCTTCTTCCAGAACGAGAAGGCGTACGACGCGCCCGACCAGGCCGCCGTCCAGAACGGAACGACGAGGGGATACGCCGCGTACCGGGTCGACGACTCCGTCGACACCCACGAGGGCTGGGGTATGGGCAGCTACTGCTACTACAACGTGGACCCGACGATCCGTCAGGCCCATGGGTTCAAGGCGCCGGTGAAACCCGGAGTCCGCTTCCACAGCCTGCTCGTCGTCTCGCTGAGCGGGAACGGCCAGTACGACCACGTCATCAACGACACCGGCGCCCCGACCTCGGGCACGTCGACGGTGCCGTCCACGGTCGTCTCCTCTCCCTGA
- a CDS encoding pirin family protein: MSNLDRQAEPSVCGGRGFVVAEPVRELLSPRRVQLGESTEVRRLLPNLGRRMIGAWAFVDHYGPDDIADEPGMQVPPHPHMGLQTVSWLHDGEVLHRDSTGSLRTIRPRELGLMTSGRAISHSEESPRPHARLLHGAQLWVALPDAHRHVEPHFEHHAELPTVTAPGLTVTVILGDVDGTTSPGTTYTPLVGADLTLAAGTETRLPLVPDFEYGVLSMSGEAHVDGVPVLPGSMLYLGCGRGELPLRAASDAAVMLLGGEPFEEELIMWWNFVGRTDEEIRQAREDWMTGHRFGEVRGYQGAPLPAPELPTTRLRSRGRVR, from the coding sequence ATGAGCAACCTTGACCGTCAGGCGGAACCGAGCGTGTGCGGGGGGCGCGGCTTCGTCGTCGCCGAACCCGTCCGTGAGCTCCTGAGCCCCCGCCGCGTACAGCTCGGCGAGTCGACGGAAGTCCGTCGCCTCCTTCCGAACCTCGGCCGCCGCATGATCGGGGCCTGGGCCTTCGTCGACCACTACGGTCCCGACGACATCGCCGACGAGCCGGGGATGCAGGTGCCGCCGCATCCTCACATGGGGCTGCAGACCGTCAGCTGGCTCCATGACGGTGAGGTCCTCCATCGGGACAGCACGGGCAGCCTCCGGACGATCAGGCCGCGTGAGCTGGGCCTGATGACCTCGGGCCGGGCGATCTCACACTCGGAGGAGAGCCCCCGGCCGCACGCACGTCTCCTGCACGGCGCACAGCTCTGGGTCGCCCTGCCGGACGCGCACCGGCATGTCGAACCGCACTTCGAGCACCACGCCGAACTCCCCACCGTGACGGCCCCGGGCCTCACGGTCACCGTGATCCTGGGCGACGTCGACGGCACGACGTCACCGGGGACCACGTACACCCCGCTCGTCGGGGCCGATCTCACACTGGCGGCCGGCACCGAGACGCGACTCCCCCTGGTGCCCGACTTCGAGTACGGCGTGCTGTCGATGTCCGGGGAAGCGCACGTCGACGGAGTACCGGTGCTGCCCGGTTCGATGCTCTATCTCGGGTGTGGGCGGGGTGAGCTGCCGCTGCGTGCCGCCTCGGACGCCGCGGTCATGCTGCTCGGCGGTGAGCCCTTCGAGGAGGAGCTGATCATGTGGTGGAACTTCGTGGGGCGCACGGACGAGGAGATCCGCCAGGCCCGCGAGGACTGGATGACGGGCCATCGCTTCGGCGAGGTCCGGGGTTACCAGGGCGCCCCGCTCCCCGCGCCGGAGCTCCCCACGACGCGACTCAGGTCCCGCGGCCGGGTGCGCTGA
- a CDS encoding SulP family inorganic anion transporter: MSFPLTDAGVRRDVLASLVVFLVALPLCVGVAVASGVPAELGLITGIVGGLVVGVLPGSSLQVSGPAAGLTVLVHEAVQTFGLAALGAIVLVSGLVQIGLGALRFGRVFRAISVSVVQGMLAGIGLVLIFGQLYTMAGLEQPRSGFEKILGVPGLLVDTLASPRALTASALGLGTIAVLVLWKKLPGRVRVVPAPLAAVALATAVATLAGWSVPRVQVQGLLSAVQPPGTSAFASLASLAALGTVLAFALIASAESLFSAAAVDRMHDGRGTEYDKELMAQGVGNTLCGALGALPLTAVIVRSSANVQAGARTKLSRVLHGLWLVLFAALLPAAIGVIPLAALAGVLVHAGCKLVPTGDLLALWRGHRGEVLVLTATALSIVAVGMFEGVLLGLLLAVVKCAWETSQVQVGVRELPDGRLIVSITGSATFLRLPRLLETLEAVPRDRPVALDLTEVRHLDHACATALDTWAQRRGTSVAMLTNA, translated from the coding sequence ATGTCATTCCCTCTCACAGACGCCGGCGTACGCCGTGACGTCCTGGCGTCCCTGGTCGTCTTCCTGGTCGCCCTGCCTCTGTGCGTCGGTGTCGCCGTCGCCTCGGGAGTCCCCGCCGAACTGGGCCTGATCACCGGCATCGTCGGAGGGCTCGTCGTGGGAGTCCTGCCCGGCAGCAGCCTCCAGGTCAGCGGCCCGGCCGCGGGTCTGACCGTGCTCGTCCACGAGGCCGTGCAGACCTTCGGCCTCGCCGCCCTGGGGGCCATCGTCCTGGTCTCCGGACTCGTCCAGATCGGTCTGGGGGCGCTGCGGTTCGGCCGCGTCTTCCGCGCCATCTCCGTGTCCGTCGTCCAGGGCATGCTCGCGGGGATCGGCCTCGTGCTGATCTTCGGCCAGCTCTACACGATGGCCGGCCTGGAGCAGCCCCGGTCCGGCTTCGAGAAGATCCTCGGCGTCCCCGGGCTGCTGGTCGACACCCTCGCCTCCCCGCGGGCGCTGACCGCCTCGGCACTCGGCCTGGGGACCATCGCCGTCCTGGTCCTCTGGAAGAAGCTGCCGGGTCGCGTCCGGGTCGTCCCCGCGCCCCTCGCCGCGGTGGCCCTGGCCACGGCCGTCGCCACGCTCGCCGGCTGGTCCGTACCCCGGGTCCAGGTGCAGGGGCTGCTCTCGGCCGTGCAGCCACCCGGCACCTCCGCCTTCGCCTCGCTGGCGAGCCTCGCCGCGCTCGGCACCGTGCTCGCCTTCGCCCTGATCGCCTCGGCCGAGAGCCTGTTCAGCGCCGCCGCCGTCGACCGGATGCACGACGGCCGGGGTACCGAATACGACAAGGAACTGATGGCACAGGGAGTGGGCAACACCCTGTGCGGCGCGCTCGGCGCACTGCCGCTCACCGCCGTCATCGTCCGCAGCTCCGCGAACGTCCAGGCCGGTGCCAGGACGAAGCTCTCCCGTGTCCTCCACGGACTGTGGCTGGTCCTGTTCGCGGCCCTGCTCCCGGCGGCCATCGGCGTCATCCCGCTGGCCGCGCTCGCCGGAGTCCTGGTCCACGCCGGCTGCAAGCTCGTCCCCACCGGAGACCTCCTTGCGCTGTGGCGCGGGCACCGGGGCGAGGTGCTGGTACTGACCGCCACGGCCCTGTCCATCGTCGCGGTCGGCATGTTCGAGGGCGTGCTCCTCGGCCTGCTGCTGGCCGTCGTCAAGTGCGCCTGGGAAACCTCGCAGGTCCAGGTCGGCGTGCGCGAACTGCCCGACGGCCGCCTCATCGTGTCCATCACCGGGTCGGCCACGTTCCTGCGCCTGCCGCGGCTGCTGGAGACGCTGGAGGCGGTCCCGCGGGACAGGCCCGTCGCACTCGACCTCACCGAGGTCCGCCACCTCGACCACGCCTGCGCCACCGCACTCGACACCTGGGCACAACGGCGCGGCACGTCGGTCGCCATGCTGACGAACGCCTGA
- a CDS encoding carbonic anhydrase, with product MTSLFDRARSFTAHVADHAEEFRALESGQSPEALFITCSDSRVVPSLITGARPGELFELRTAGNVVPEYGAGRPCAEAATIEYAVEVLGVRDIVVCGHSHCGAVGALVRSEDLSAVPAVRGWLEHATPRPAGGPDHLPDLAASVQDHALNQLRRLRAHPRVAERVTEGAPSLHAWYYEVHTGSVRAYDAAGDSFRPL from the coding sequence ATGACATCCCTGTTCGACCGGGCGCGTTCCTTCACCGCCCATGTGGCCGACCACGCCGAGGAGTTCCGCGCCCTGGAGTCGGGCCAGAGCCCCGAGGCCCTGTTCATCACCTGCTCCGACTCGCGGGTGGTGCCTTCGCTCATCACGGGCGCGCGGCCCGGCGAGCTCTTCGAACTCCGCACCGCCGGCAACGTCGTGCCCGAGTACGGTGCCGGCCGGCCCTGCGCGGAGGCCGCCACCATCGAGTACGCGGTGGAGGTGCTCGGAGTCCGGGACATCGTCGTCTGCGGCCACTCCCACTGCGGAGCGGTCGGGGCGCTCGTCCGGTCCGAGGACCTCTCCGCCGTCCCCGCCGTCCGGGGCTGGCTGGAGCACGCGACCCCGCGCCCCGCGGGAGGCCCTGACCACCTCCCCGATCTCGCCGCGTCCGTGCAGGACCACGCGCTCAACCAGCTCCGGCGCCTGCGCGCGCACCCCCGCGTGGCGGAGCGGGTCACGGAGGGAGCCCCGTCGCTGCACGCCTGGTACTACGAGGTCCACACGGGTTCCGTGCGGGCCTACGACGCCGCCGGCGATTCCTTCCGGCCGTTGTGA
- a CDS encoding HAAS signaling domain-containing protein — MKTSADLAGDYLSAVEREGSALPADRRQELLADLAEHIEVTRAERPDAPIGEILAELGDPRTIAATALAEAGAGAVGVSARNGAGSRRGKVHPLVPLLMLTLSLPFMVLFPDLPGPLFGVLFRVTGAVLLCTSVHWTAVQKTSGVLLTAVLPTVVIATWNLSGVPGGTPSLVANLVTIALLAGVSAWLWRVRRA, encoded by the coding sequence ATGAAGACTTCTGCCGACCTCGCCGGCGACTACCTGTCCGCCGTCGAGCGCGAGGGCTCCGCACTCCCCGCGGACCGGCGCCAGGAACTCCTCGCCGACCTCGCCGAGCACATCGAGGTGACGCGTGCCGAGCGTCCCGACGCCCCGATCGGCGAGATCCTCGCGGAGCTGGGGGACCCGCGCACGATCGCGGCGACGGCCCTGGCCGAGGCGGGAGCCGGTGCCGTCGGGGTCTCGGCGCGGAACGGCGCGGGCAGCCGGCGCGGCAAGGTGCACCCCCTGGTCCCGCTGCTGATGCTCACTCTCTCGCTGCCCTTCATGGTGCTCTTCCCCGATCTCCCCGGGCCGCTGTTCGGCGTCCTCTTCCGCGTCACCGGCGCGGTGCTCCTCTGCACCTCGGTGCACTGGACCGCCGTGCAGAAGACCTCCGGCGTACTGCTCACCGCCGTCCTGCCGACTGTCGTCATCGCCACCTGGAACCTGTCGGGTGTCCCGGGCGGCACCCCGTCCCTGGTGGCCAACCTGGTCACGATCGCCCTGCTGGCCGGCGTCTCGGCATGGCTCTGGAGGGTCCGCCGCGCTTGA
- a CDS encoding PadR family transcriptional regulator, which yields MEPGDSTKQARAAAQLRKGVLEYCVLALMRDRPRYGVELLRALEGSGALATSQGTVYPLLSRLRRDDLVSSTWQESAAGPPRRYYALTDGGRAALDEFTRVWPGFRDAVDAFLTIPHPSTGDLV from the coding sequence ATGGAACCAGGTGATTCGACCAAGCAGGCCCGGGCGGCCGCCCAGCTGCGCAAGGGCGTCCTGGAGTACTGCGTGCTCGCCCTGATGCGGGACCGGCCTCGCTACGGCGTGGAACTCCTTCGCGCCCTGGAGGGCTCCGGTGCCCTGGCCACCAGCCAGGGCACGGTCTATCCGCTGCTCTCCCGGCTCCGCCGCGACGACCTGGTCAGCAGCACCTGGCAGGAATCCGCCGCCGGGCCGCCCCGCCGCTACTACGCGCTCACCGACGGCGGCCGGGCCGCGCTGGACGAGTTCACCCGCGTCTGGCCCGGCTTCCGTGACGCCGTCGACGCCTTCCTGACCATCCCGCACCCCTCCACCGGAGACCTCGTATGA
- a CDS encoding 3'-5' exonuclease (3'-5' exonuclease of DNA polymerase III), giving the protein MSSGAGPGGPVNDYEGPCAGCGAPVPAGTGVLRHRHGGGWDVYHPGHAREPAPPPRRARPGWHRRALLALDIATTGNRAAVDRILSVALRGTAGDGDWMLDPGPGPLSVAPGKGHGVTLARARAEGMPAAEALDAIAGRLAGHLASGEVLVVWFAPHVLGTLHAELLRHGVPTLTERLPAGVAPVCDPLVLDRHADRYRPGRRSLEAVAEWYGIPHARPGEAASDAETTLVLARTLAACHPALARLSRPALHTEQIRWNADRTRRHPDAPDWPFTALDPLPWRDPPRR; this is encoded by the coding sequence ATGAGCAGCGGGGCAGGACCGGGCGGGCCCGTCAACGACTACGAAGGCCCGTGCGCCGGCTGCGGGGCGCCGGTTCCGGCCGGGACGGGAGTGCTCCGGCACCGTCACGGCGGCGGCTGGGACGTGTACCACCCCGGTCACGCGAGGGAGCCGGCGCCGCCCCCGCGCCGCGCACGCCCCGGCTGGCACCGGCGCGCCCTGCTCGCCCTGGACATCGCCACCACCGGCAACCGCGCGGCGGTGGACCGTATCCTCTCCGTCGCCCTCCGCGGAACCGCAGGCGACGGCGACTGGATGCTGGACCCCGGCCCCGGCCCCCTGTCCGTGGCGCCGGGAAAGGGCCACGGCGTCACGCTCGCACGGGCTCGCGCCGAGGGCATGCCGGCGGCGGAGGCCCTCGACGCGATCGCCGGGCGGCTCGCCGGACACCTGGCGTCGGGCGAGGTCCTGGTGGTGTGGTTCGCCCCGCACGTCCTGGGCACCCTGCACGCCGAACTCCTGCGCCACGGCGTGCCCACGCTGACCGAGCGGCTCCCCGCCGGGGTGGCCCCGGTCTGCGACCCCCTGGTGCTCGACCGGCACGCGGACCGCTACCGCCCGGGGAGACGCTCGCTGGAAGCGGTCGCCGAGTGGTACGGCATCCCGCACGCCCGCCCGGGTGAGGCGGCCTCCGACGCCGAGACCACGCTCGTCCTCGCCCGGACCCTGGCGGCCTGCCATCCCGCGCTCGCCCGCCTGTCCCGGCCGGCCCTGCACACCGAACAGATCCGCTGGAACGCCGACCGGACCCGCCGTCACCCGGACGCCCCGGACTGGCCGTTCACCGCTCTCGACCCGCTGCCCTGGCGGGACCCGCCCCGGCGCTGA